A genomic region of Arachis hypogaea cultivar Tifrunner chromosome 5, arahy.Tifrunner.gnm2.J5K5, whole genome shotgun sequence contains the following coding sequences:
- the LOC112801256 gene encoding long chain acyl-CoA synthetase 6, peroxisomal isoform X1, which produces MDSAPAQRRLKAIHGHLVSAADSPTAHLCQNPTAGEFFSEQGYSVVLPEKLRTGKWNVYRSSRSPLKLVSRFPDHPEIGTLHDNFVRSVDTFRDYKYLGTRNRVDGTVGEYKWMTFGEAGTARSAIGSGLIYYGIPKGACVGIYFINRPEWLIVDHACAAYSYISVPLYDTLGPDAVRYIVNHAAVQVIFCVSQTLNSLLSFLSEIPSVRLIVVVGGIDGHIPSLPSSTGVQVVTYSNLLNQGSSNLQPFSPPKPDDVATICYTSGTTGTPKGAVLTHANFIANVAGTTMDEKFGPSDVYISYLPLAHIYERTNQVMIVHFGIAVGFYQGDNLKLMDDLAALRPTIFCSVPRLYNRIYAGILNAVKTSGVLRERLFNAAYNAKRQALLNGKNPSPMWDRLVFNKIKAKLGGRVRLMVSGASPLSPDIMEFLKICFGGRVTEGYGMTETSCVISCIDEGDNLGGHVGSPNPACEVKLVDVPEMNYTSDDQPYPRGEICVRGPIIFQGYYKDEAQTREVIDEEGWLHTGDIGTWLPGGRLKIIDRKKNIFKLAQGEYIAPEKIENVYVKCKFVAQCFVYGDSLNSSLVAVVAVDPDVLKAWAASEGITYNDISQLCNDPRARAAVLADMDAVGQEAQLRGFEFVKAVTLVPEPFTMENDLLTPTFKIKRPQAKEYFAKAISDMYSELSKTDPNQKTL; this is translated from the exons ATGGATTCAGCTCCTGCTCAACGTCGTCTCAAAGCCATCCACGGTCACCTAGTCTCCGCCGCGGATTCTCCCACCGCCCACCTCTGTCAGAACCCCACCGCCGGCGAGTTCTTCTCTG AACAGGGGTACAGTGTTGTATTACCAGAGAAATTGCGGACAGGAAAGTGGAATGTGTATAG ATCCTCACGTTCTCCTCTCAAGCTAGTGAGCAGATTCCCTGATCATCCTGAAATTGGTACACTGCATGATAATTTCGT GCGTTCAGTTGACACTTTTCGAGACTATAAGTATCTGGGAACCCGAAACCGTGTTGATGGAACAGTTGGGGA GTACAAGTGGATGACTTTTGGAGAAGCAGGTACTGCACGGTCAGCTATAGGCTCTGGTTTGATTTATTATGGAATTCCAAAG GGAGCTTGCGTTGGCATATACTTTATTAATAGACCGGAGTGGCTCATTGTTGACCATGCTTGCGCTGCATATTCATACATATCAGTGCCTTTATATGATACTCTTG GTCCTGATGCTGTCAGGTATATTGTTAATCATGCTGCTGTGCAAGTAATATTTTGTGTGTCTCAAACATTAAATTCG TTGCTGAGCTTCTTGTCAGAGATTCCAAGTGTACGACTAATTGTG GTAGTTGGAGGCATCGATGGTCATATTCCATCACTTCCATCATCAACTGGAGTTCAGGTTGTAACATATTCAAATCTACTAAATcag GGAAGCAGTAATCTTCAGCCCTTTAGTCCACCAAAACCTGATGATGTTGCAACTATTTGCTATACAAGTGGTACAACTGGAACCCCAAAG GGGGCTGTCTTGACCCATGCAAACTTCATTGCAAATGTTGCTGGGACCACTATGGATGAAAAATTTGGCCCTTCTGATGT ttaTATATCATATCTCCCTTTAGCACACATTTATGAGCGGACAAACCAAGTCATGATAGTACATTTTGGCATTGCAGTGGGATTCTACCAGGGG GATAATTTGAAACTAATGGATGATCTAGCTGCTCTCAGGCCTACTATCTTCTGCAGTGTCCCTCGGTTGTATAATAGAATATATGCTGG TATTCTTAATGCTGTTAAAACATCTGGTGTTCTGAGGGAGAGGCTATTTAATGCTGCATATAATGCTAAAAGGCAAGCATTATTGAATG GTAAGAACCCTTCTCCAATGTGGGACAGATTAGTTTTCAACAAGATAAAGGCAAAGCTTGGAGGACGAGTTCGCCTTATGGTATCGGGTGCCTCACCTTTATCACCTGATATCATGGAGTTTCTAAAGAT TTGCTTTGGTGGTCGGGTGACTGAAGGATATGGAATGACTGAGACTTCTTGTGTTATAAGCTGCATTGATGAAGGCGACAACCTTGGTGGTCATGTTGGATCTCCCAATCCAGCCTGTG AGGTAAAACTCGTGGATGTGCCAGAAATGAACTATACATCTGATGATCAGCCCTATCCACGTGGTGAAATTTGTGTTAGGGGTCCAATTATTTTTCAAGGTTATTACAAAGATGAAGCTCAGAC GAGGGAAGTCATTGATGAAGAGGGGTGGCTCCATACTGGAGATATTGGGACATGGTTACCTGGAGGTCGTCTCAAAATTATTGATAG GAAGAAGAATATCTTTAAGTTGGCACAAGGCGAGTACATTGCACCAGAGAAGATTGAAAACGTATATGTCAAATGCAAGTTTGTTGCTCAGTGCTTTGTATATG GTGATAGCCTAAACTCTTCTTTGGTAGCTGTTGTCGCGGTGGATCCTGATGTATTGAAAGCATGGGCTGCTTCGGAAGGCATCACG TATAATGATATATCACAACTTTGTAATGATCCAAGAGCGAGGGCTGCTGTCTTGGCGGACATGGATGCTGTCGGACAAGAAGCTCAA CTTAGAGGTTTTGAATTTGTAAAAGCTGTGACTTTGGTGCCTGAACCATTCACAATGGAGAACGATCTGCTGACTCCTACATTCAAG ATTAAGAGACCTCAAGCGAAGGAGTACTTTGCAAAAGCAATATCTGATATGTACAGTGAGCTCTCCAAAACTGATCCTAATCAGAAGACATTGTGA
- the LOC112801256 gene encoding long chain acyl-CoA synthetase 6, peroxisomal isoform X2, with product MIISFDTFRDYKYLGTRNRVDGTVGEYKWMTFGEAGTARSAIGSGLIYYGIPKGACVGIYFINRPEWLIVDHACAAYSYISVPLYDTLGPDAVRYIVNHAAVQVIFCVSQTLNSLLSFLSEIPSVRLIVVVGGIDGHIPSLPSSTGVQVVTYSNLLNQGSSNLQPFSPPKPDDVATICYTSGTTGTPKGAVLTHANFIANVAGTTMDEKFGPSDVYISYLPLAHIYERTNQVMIVHFGIAVGFYQGDNLKLMDDLAALRPTIFCSVPRLYNRIYAGILNAVKTSGVLRERLFNAAYNAKRQALLNGKNPSPMWDRLVFNKIKAKLGGRVRLMVSGASPLSPDIMEFLKICFGGRVTEGYGMTETSCVISCIDEGDNLGGHVGSPNPACEVKLVDVPEMNYTSDDQPYPRGEICVRGPIIFQGYYKDEAQTREVIDEEGWLHTGDIGTWLPGGRLKIIDRKKNIFKLAQGEYIAPEKIENVYVKCKFVAQCFVYGDSLNSSLVAVVAVDPDVLKAWAASEGITYNDISQLCNDPRARAAVLADMDAVGQEAQLRGFEFVKAVTLVPEPFTMENDLLTPTFKIKRPQAKEYFAKAISDMYSELSKTDPNQKTL from the exons ATGATAATTTCGT TTGACACTTTTCGAGACTATAAGTATCTGGGAACCCGAAACCGTGTTGATGGAACAGTTGGGGA GTACAAGTGGATGACTTTTGGAGAAGCAGGTACTGCACGGTCAGCTATAGGCTCTGGTTTGATTTATTATGGAATTCCAAAG GGAGCTTGCGTTGGCATATACTTTATTAATAGACCGGAGTGGCTCATTGTTGACCATGCTTGCGCTGCATATTCATACATATCAGTGCCTTTATATGATACTCTTG GTCCTGATGCTGTCAGGTATATTGTTAATCATGCTGCTGTGCAAGTAATATTTTGTGTGTCTCAAACATTAAATTCG TTGCTGAGCTTCTTGTCAGAGATTCCAAGTGTACGACTAATTGTG GTAGTTGGAGGCATCGATGGTCATATTCCATCACTTCCATCATCAACTGGAGTTCAGGTTGTAACATATTCAAATCTACTAAATcag GGAAGCAGTAATCTTCAGCCCTTTAGTCCACCAAAACCTGATGATGTTGCAACTATTTGCTATACAAGTGGTACAACTGGAACCCCAAAG GGGGCTGTCTTGACCCATGCAAACTTCATTGCAAATGTTGCTGGGACCACTATGGATGAAAAATTTGGCCCTTCTGATGT ttaTATATCATATCTCCCTTTAGCACACATTTATGAGCGGACAAACCAAGTCATGATAGTACATTTTGGCATTGCAGTGGGATTCTACCAGGGG GATAATTTGAAACTAATGGATGATCTAGCTGCTCTCAGGCCTACTATCTTCTGCAGTGTCCCTCGGTTGTATAATAGAATATATGCTGG TATTCTTAATGCTGTTAAAACATCTGGTGTTCTGAGGGAGAGGCTATTTAATGCTGCATATAATGCTAAAAGGCAAGCATTATTGAATG GTAAGAACCCTTCTCCAATGTGGGACAGATTAGTTTTCAACAAGATAAAGGCAAAGCTTGGAGGACGAGTTCGCCTTATGGTATCGGGTGCCTCACCTTTATCACCTGATATCATGGAGTTTCTAAAGAT TTGCTTTGGTGGTCGGGTGACTGAAGGATATGGAATGACTGAGACTTCTTGTGTTATAAGCTGCATTGATGAAGGCGACAACCTTGGTGGTCATGTTGGATCTCCCAATCCAGCCTGTG AGGTAAAACTCGTGGATGTGCCAGAAATGAACTATACATCTGATGATCAGCCCTATCCACGTGGTGAAATTTGTGTTAGGGGTCCAATTATTTTTCAAGGTTATTACAAAGATGAAGCTCAGAC GAGGGAAGTCATTGATGAAGAGGGGTGGCTCCATACTGGAGATATTGGGACATGGTTACCTGGAGGTCGTCTCAAAATTATTGATAG GAAGAAGAATATCTTTAAGTTGGCACAAGGCGAGTACATTGCACCAGAGAAGATTGAAAACGTATATGTCAAATGCAAGTTTGTTGCTCAGTGCTTTGTATATG GTGATAGCCTAAACTCTTCTTTGGTAGCTGTTGTCGCGGTGGATCCTGATGTATTGAAAGCATGGGCTGCTTCGGAAGGCATCACG TATAATGATATATCACAACTTTGTAATGATCCAAGAGCGAGGGCTGCTGTCTTGGCGGACATGGATGCTGTCGGACAAGAAGCTCAA CTTAGAGGTTTTGAATTTGTAAAAGCTGTGACTTTGGTGCCTGAACCATTCACAATGGAGAACGATCTGCTGACTCCTACATTCAAG ATTAAGAGACCTCAAGCGAAGGAGTACTTTGCAAAAGCAATATCTGATATGTACAGTGAGCTCTCCAAAACTGATCCTAATCAGAAGACATTGTGA